The Pseudorasbora parva isolate DD20220531a chromosome 25, ASM2467924v1, whole genome shotgun sequence genome segment tttccactattttctgtaatttagtggaaacagcccaaactgtctgcaggttcctagagcacacagggcctgattTACACACTTTCAATTTCAAATGAATTTATGGGAAAagaaatcaaaaagcgcctactttttgggggggttattacagcttagtcaacatatacttacatgtttatcactttatCGCTAGTTAAACACTAggagtgttttatgtaacttcaaagggtttcctgtaaaatgacaccaaaattttgaacctagactactgtatgtgtgaatgggaagcttttcaatttgggtaggccaaatccaggcggaaatcccaaaaaattgCCCTGAATGTAAGAGGTTAAATGAATTTGACTTTAAGGGTGTGTACAAGTCATGATGGATATAGAAATGTATGCAGCATCTGTAGTTGATggtaaatttgtttaaatgaactaaattgttgttttttcttttacaatAAAAGTTGCATGTGCATAATACAACAGCATTGtacaattataatataatatatataaatatttatgaaGGTGCTGTAAACTGAAaaagtttacaaaaaaaaagtttttttgtagAAAAGGTACATCAGCGTCTCGCTCTGGTCAAATTGATTTGACGTCGTAATTATGACTTCCCGAATTGTAAATATGAACTTCCCAGAAGGACTTGAACACACCATAAGCAAGCTAGCATTTTATCTGAAATGAATGAATGTTGTGTCTTGATTGTTTTGTTCTAGCACGCCCTGATCCTGGTGAAGATGATTTTGGCCTTCATGATCCCTGATGAACCAGATTGGGTACGAATCAAGAGAGAACAAATCGAGTATCACTCCATGCAAGCGCTTAAGAAACAGGTACCACTTTTGTTAACTTTTAGCATTTTAGCATGCTGCTACTTTGTTTAACAatgtatattacatttaaattcttTAACTACATGTAGGTACCACTTTTGTTAACTGTTAACATTTTGGCATGCTGTTACTTTAACAatgtataatacatttaaagtcTTTATCTATATACAGGTACCACTTCTAACTGTTAGCAGTTTAGCATGCTGCTACTTTGTTAAACAAtgtacattacatttaatgtctTTGTCTACGTATAAAAAATTGAGAAAAAAGTCTAGCTGTAAGCTGTTTTACAGTCACCATTATGCTATTTCTAGCGGTTAGCATATAGTTagcattaaagacatttttaGCAATCTGTTTCCCAATATTAATAAAGCTAACAGAACGCTAATGTTATCTGTCTTTATTACTTTATGACTCAATTTAATCATGTTTTTCATGGCTCATGAAGACTAAAGGCCTCATGCGATTAACCAAACAattgatttaaaatgtaatgtattttatGGACTGTTTAcgtaactaaaaaaaaatgtcattaacttttttttccccccacagaGGATCAAGAGCTCTCGTGTGGATGATAAACTCTCTCCGAAGGCCAAAATGGGAGAGTGACCGAGGACTATTTCAATGGAGACAATCACAAAAGGGAGGTGCTTTGCTATGAAGTCACATCACTTAGCCACTGTATACTTAGCCTGCTAATGTACCATATGGCACACTTTACCAAAGATAGCTTCTACAGTTTACAGGGTGTTTATACACCAGCTAATGATTGTTTGCGTCAGTGGTACCTTTTTGAAAACTGCTGAAAACAGTTTATTACGGTCAGGGAAGATACAATTATGATAGTGGGTTGACATAGACCCATATTGTGCTGTATTAATGATTTTAAAAGAATAGTTCACCACAATCACTATTGTGTAAatcttttaatctttttttcagttgatgatttgtttgtatatttgtttttactcatttttttgtaaatatatatagtgACAATTTTAACTGACTGGTTTTACCCTCGTtgtattttacatttcatcaaAACTGACCGTATTCTTACAACCGGTTTCGCTGGTATGACCACGCAATGCTTACTTCACTGAATATGCCATGTAAATGTATATTGATGTAAGTGACCTtgagaaaacaaataaaaaatattcaaatggtTTTAAACTGAGAAAGGCATGTCATTGATCACTGTGGTCTTGTGTACTAATTCattgaagaagaagaaatacgacacaaaaacagtttaatcggttttaataaataaatataaaaataaattaatctcATTGAGACAGTCATAGTTTTCATAAGGGTCAATGGGACTATAGACAAACCAAAATCAAACCAAAAACTGTTGTGAAGTGATTACAGGTGTTTTGAAGGATGGAGACCCATGTCAAATGAGTAACATCAAAACGAAGAAAAGAAAATTCTGATTATGAAAATAGTGCACGTCTGGCTTTATATCGCTCTGCCATCCGATTGGTTCAGAAGTTTGTACTTACAAAACATCGCAGGTCAGGATGGTTGTTCCTCCGAGTTAAAATTTTGTATCGGAATGAAAATTTATTTTCACATTACAGAGATGTAATTTAACCCTCGATATCTCTCCCCAAAGCACCTTTTACATCATTACATCTATTCTTGTGCATTTGGTCAAGCTTATCTGTGGTCCAAGGTATTGTTAAAAAGAAAAGTGTATTCGACATTTACATTGACTAGTCAGCATCAGGTGTACTGTGTATAGCACAGAAACTCACGAACATGTGAAGTGACTGAATAACTTTGACGTCTTTTAGAGTACCAAAGTAACAGTAACCATAGTCACACCTGCTATCTAAATCTTTATGTGATGGTGTTTAGGCTGTTTATGAGGTAAAAACAATAGTAACCGCTAGCTTCACTCATGCCAAAGGCTGGATTTTCTCATACATTTTAAGCTAGGCTCAGCTACGCAATTTAGCGTTACATTAGCGTACAGCTctgcaaatgtatttacaacTATGACACAAGAAACTATATGATCTTTGTCGGTCATCAAACTAGTGTCATTAAAGTCGCTACGTTCATTGAATAAGATCTAAAATGGAGGAATTGAAATGTTTGTACGTATATGGTGCAAGGGTCAAAATACAACATCATACCAATAGCATAACGTCCAAAAACAATATATACACTGTACATGAACGGATATTTTAAAGAGCTTATCTCCATACAACATGAATAAACAAAAATAGATGTTCAATGTTAAGTGATTAATCTCCCTCGCATATCTCCTTATGTaagaaaagaggaaaaaaagataTGTCTTTGTCACCATCTTTCCAAAAAACCCTTGATAACTCTCTAATATTTGATAAAAGCTTCATAATATTTCCAAGAATTAGCAGTTTTAAAACAAACTCCAAAATACAGCTCCAGGAAGACCAGTCTTATGTTTTTGTGTAATATTATGTCCATTTCACAAAAAGTATTTAGCTATGATCTCTCAGAATAATCTCTGTTTGGGCCCtctctttgtttttgttttttgaaaatatatcaCAGATATACTTCACATCTTTCCCTGGTCAGTTCCCAGCTCACAAAATGCTAACGTTATAATGCTAAGCTGTTCTTATTTAGCATGCTCTCATAACCATGCTCCCAAACTGTCACTGTTCACTGTATCAATGTGGCGAACTGCTTCCTGCCCCACTGCCTGTCGGACGGTGAAGATgcaagctaacatgctagcatGAGGCAGTGGTGCGGAAACCTCTTCAACAAAGCCACAGCATGCAACTTCTTCAAAGTTCTGTGACTAAAGAACGTTGCCTCATAATCAAACgcaaaaacaacccaactgaaTGACAAAAAACTTGTTAGGACTACTATACTGACTGGGCGGCTAGTTCTTGAGCCTAAATGGCTTCGGTTGTGACTGTTCACCATGTGTAGTCTCACTGTGTAGCGTGATCTTCAGTCACTCGTTTAGTGATATGACTTAACTCCGTTGTACTATTAATGTGGTAAAGATATTACAGTGCAAAATGACAAGTCATTGAATTAAAGCTTCTATGCTAGCAAGACATATGCTACTTCTAATAAAATTCTCTGAGATAGCACAGAATATAGTGAGCAGTGTCAGTAGATACAGGTGTTCATATACACAGCATTGCAAAAAGGTTAACTGTCTTACAGGAAAGCAGCCATGAATGCTGGGTAGGGAAAGAAAATAAAGATATACAGTTAGTAGAATGTGTGGGAAAGCACCTCTGAGGTTACAGTATGAGGTGAGAACACACTTATTCTTATAGTGTCCAGAAAGTTGCAGAGATTGGAGGGCTTCTACTGATGCCAGTTTGTCTTTGATCTCGGGATCCAATCTCTACAAGACATGGCAGCAGTTATACTGTGCAAATGGTAGAAGCTTTTCTTTAGAGGTGGGCTGGATGTTGAAGGACAAGGCTTTCTCACAGAGTGGGAACTGTAGCAGACGGTCTCGCAAGTTCACATTCTTGACCTTGCTGGGATCGGCCCGAATAGCAGAGTCAGTACTTGTGTCCCTGGTTCcctggaggcctttctgaggtTTAGGTTGTACCTCCTCAGTTTTCTCGACTTCTGCCGCAGTCTTACGCATCTCCACCCCATCGGGACCCAGGTCCACACAGTGGTTCCTTGGCAGGGACCTTGGGGAACCACAAGGAGTTGACACCACCCCGACCTCGAGCAGTCGAGATTTGGCAAgggtattattgttattttctaGTGTGTCCTTTGAAGGTTCTCGCTGTCCCCAGCAGCACTGTACAACATCCAGTGTGGGAGCTGGTGGAGGTCCGTATATATTTGGATCTTGAATCTCTTCTCCTTCTTGCTCATCTAAAGACAAGCTAGGATGGATGAAAACATCCATATCCCTTCCTCTACCTGGTTGTTCTGTGTGGTTGGATTCTTCCAAAAGGGCTTCAGTCTTTGAGGGCATCTCTACCTGATGTTCCATTGAGCCAGAAGAGATGTTAGACACTAATTCTGAAGGCTTCTGCTCTTCTGTGAATTCCGACCCTTCATCAAGTTCCTCCTCCTCGGCCAGAGTTTCACAGTTTCCCATCACTTTACTTGACAGCCTCCTCTGAGTCTCTGATTGCAAAGATATTCTAGAAGGTTTCAACAATAGATCTGTTGAAGGAAACGGACCCAGTTTACCAGGTTCCACCTCAAGCTTCACCTCATCATTGTTCTGCTCCTTTTCATCGTCTTCATCCTCTTCTTCCTCGCAGATCTGTTGTAAGGCTCCAAGGCTCTTGACAGTAGGTTGGTCCGGAGGTAGAGGGCGCAAACTGAGGCTCAAGCATGGAGCTGTGCTGCAAAAGTCACTGAAGGAGTTGTCATGACGGTTGGGTTTGGGAGCCAGCAGATCCCCAGACTCGCTCACACCACGTCGGACATAGCCAGAAGACAGAGAGCCGAGAGGTGCTAAGGGACCCAGAGGTGCTCCTCTTAGTGTATCAGTCTGGGGTACTTGGCTCACCAAGTCCAGTGGTTCCGACATGGGTCTCCTGTAGCCGGAGGAAATAAAACTACTCAGTTCAATGTATTAGGAACCTTTAGGTACCAAAGGTTATTTGGTAAGATTatttccaccacattaaaggGTAAAAGACCTTCAGAAACAAAATTATCCACAATAAGTTCACGAATACTTACTGTGTATGTCTTTGTTCAGGAGTGAGACTTGACTGCTCTTGCTTTTCTCGAAGGAGTCGCTCTCCCAGCAAGTAGTACGTGGCTGTGATGTGGTTATATCGGTCAGCCTCCAAAGCTCTAGCAAAAAAAGAATAATTTGATTAACTTATGGCTCATTTCCACCGAGAGGTATTGTACAGTACAGTATGGTATGCAATTATTTCCGTTTCGATTGTCAAAAGTTGTGAATGGTACAAAAATCCTGAATCGCACCCTATTTTTGGGACCCTCCTATGGGGGTACCTAGCACAGTAGTCCGGTACATAAAGGGTGGAGCTAGCCTCGTGCATTTTCAGCTGTTTTTCCTTGCAGCCTGCAGCCTTTGCTCAAACAAAGCTTGTCTTCTTCTTGTGTCACATGCCAAGAAGCAACAACAAGATCTGCTGTATGTCCTCAATTGTTGTTTACTATGTGCGCTTCTTCGCGCAACAATGCCGTTGATCACTACACCACGCCTATCAAATAAGGGTACTGATGGTACTGTAGCCATTATACAATGCAACTCCGATGTATTCTGGGACCAATAGAAAATATCCAAGAAGAATAAAAAGATACTCACTCCTGGATGACATCTCGGTCAGCGATGCTGCCACTGGTCATGGCCTGGAGTATGAACTCATGCTCCTCGGGTAACAAGCTGCGGTGAGAGGTAAGCGGGGCGGCTGTGTATCCGGCAGGCGAAGGGTCAACACCTTGCAACCAAGGGTGGCCCTCTATCTCTGTGAGAGATGCCCGCTTAGCAGGATCCCTCTGCAGCATGCGTGAAATCAaactaaaaggaaaaaaagaaaataagagGGAGAATGATGAGAGATTGTTATTCCTTTTTTACCAGAGCAGAACGAGAACATCAGACATGACCTTCggtggggggaaaaaaacgaaATGAGAAAAATCCCATCATCTCAAACAGACTTGATTTTTTCACCCCTCATCACACTTGTCTCCATCTCACTTCATTTCGATCTTCACTCTACTTGCAATTTTCATACTTTCTTTTTCTAGCAATCGTAATAAATATTCTCTGCCTGGCTGACAGACGATGATTGCACAGGCGCAAATCTTGCCATCAGAGGAGACGGAATGAAAAGGAAGTGCTTATCTTTCTGctgattaatattcatgagcacCTGCAGAGAATTGGTGCTTCAGTGAGGCGAACTGAAAGAATACGGAATTGGTTGGAACACTTGCAATCCAagcttgtgtgtgtatgtgtgaatgcaCTGCATCCAGCTTGTTTATTCAGGGCATTTGAGTGTTTTATTTCACTGCGGTACTGGCACACGTTCCTGCATCTCACAAAGCTGACCAGCAGGTGGAGATGTTTTCCCTTTCAAAGT includes the following:
- the snrkb gene encoding SNF related kinase b, producing the protein MSATKSGYEGKIAGLYDLDRTLGKGHFAVVKLARHVFTGQLVAVKVIDKTKLDDLATGHLLQEVRCMKLVQHPNVVRLYEVIDTQTKLYLILELGDGGDMYDYILRHEGGVAEDTGKLHFAQIVRAIAYCHRLHVVHRDLKPENVVFFRQQGTVKLTDFGFSNHFKPGTMLMTSCGSLAYSAPEILLGEEYDAPAVDIWSLGVILYMLVCGHPPFQEANDSETLIMIMDCRYTVPNHVSPECKDLISRMLQRDPAKRASLTEIEGHPWLQGVDPSPAGYTAAPLTSHRSLLPEEHEFILQAMTSGSIADRDVIQEALEADRYNHITATYYLLGERLLREKQEQSSLTPEQRHTQRPMSEPLDLVSQVPQTDTLRGAPLGPLAPLGSLSSGYVRRGVSESGDLLAPKPNRHDNSFSDFCSTAPCLSLSLRPLPPDQPTVKSLGALQQICEEEEDEDDEKEQNNDEVKLEVEPGKLGPFPSTDLLLKPSRISLQSETQRRLSSKVMGNCETLAEEEELDEGSEFTEEQKPSELVSNISSGSMEHQVEMPSKTEALLEESNHTEQPGRGRDMDVFIHPSLSLDEQEGEEIQDPNIYGPPPAPTLDVVQCCWGQREPSKDTLENNNNTLAKSRLLEVGVVSTPCGSPRSLPRNHCVDLGPDGVEMRKTAAEVEKTEEVQPKPQKGLQGTRDTSTDSAIRADPSKVKNVNLRDRLLQFPLCEKALSFNIQPTSKEKLLPFAQYNCCHVL